One Sus scrofa isolate TJ Tabasco breed Duroc chromosome 1, Sscrofa11.1, whole genome shotgun sequence DNA segment encodes these proteins:
- the PDCD7 gene encoding LOW QUALITY PROTEIN: programmed cell death protein 7 (The sequence of the model RefSeq protein was modified relative to this genomic sequence to represent the inferred CDS: inserted 2 bases in 1 codon), with the protein MITGVARGTTSLPPGRHFLAEPLRFLSLLKSPSLVAMALPPFFAPGRPGPPPPQPPPPAPFGCPPPPLPSPAFPPPLPQRPGPFPGASAPFLQPPLALQPRASGETSRGSSGGGAFYPVPPPPLPPPPPQCRPFLGTDAGERPRPPPPGPGPPWSPRWPEAPPPSDVLGDAALQRLRDRQWLEAVFGTPRRAGCPVPTRAPAGPSLGEVRARLCGALRLVRRLRDLGQALRDAEADGAAWAQLHAQAQPLRAELAERLQLLTQAAYVGEARRRLERVRRRRLRLRERAREREAEREAEAARAAEREQEIDRWRVKCVQEVEEKKREQELKAAADGVLSEVRKKQADTKRMVDILRALEKLRKLRKEAAARKGVCPPASADETFEHHLQRLRKLIKKRSELYEAEERALRVMLEGEQEEERKEKXRKETEERKEKILLQKREIESKLFGDPDEFPLAHLLQPFRQYYLQAEHSLPALIQIRHDWDQYLVPSDHPKGNSVPQGWVLPPLPSNDIWATAIKLH; encoded by the exons ATGATTACTGGTGTCGCGCGAGGTACTACGTCACTTCCTCCCGGAAGACACTTTCTTGCGGAACCACTCAGATTCCTGTCACTTCTCAAGAGTCCCTCCTTGGTAGCCATGGCCCTGCCGCCCTTCTTCGCTCCGGGTCGCCCGGGCCCGCCGCCCCCGCAGCCGCCGCCTCCCGCTCCTTTCGGCTGTCCACCACCCCCGCTACCCTCCCCGGCTTTCCCGCCGCCTCTTCCCCAGCGGCCCGGTCCCTTTCCGGGGGCCTCCgcccccttcctccagcccccgCTGGCTCTGCAGCCCCGGGCCTCCGGGGAAACCTCTCGCGGCAGCAGTGGCGGCGGCGCCTTCTACCCGGTGCCGCCACCACCGCTGCCTCCGCCGCCGCCCCAGTGCCGGCCCTTCCTGGGGACCGACGCGGGTGAACGCCCGCGGCCGCCGCCTCCAGGCCCGGGGCCGCCCTGGAGCCCGCGCTGGCCTGAGGCACCGCCGCCGTCCGACGTGCTGGGGGACGCGGCTCTGCAGCGCCTGCGCGACCGGCAGTGGCTAGAGGCGGTGTTCGGGACCCCGCGGCGGGCTGGCTGTCCGGTGCCCACGCGCGCGCCCGCCGGGCCCAGTCTGGGTGAGGTGCGCGCCCGGTTGTGTGGGGCCCTGCGCCTGGTGCGGCGGCTGCGCGACCTGGGCCAGGCCTTGCGCGACGCCGAGGCCGACGGCGCGGCTTGGGCACAGCTGCATGCGCAAGCTCAGCCTCTGCGCGCCGAGCTGGCCGAGCGactacagctgctgacccagGCCGCCTATGTGGGCGAGGCGCGGCGCAGGCTGGAGAGGGTCCGGCGCCGCCGGCTGCGGCTTCGTGAGAGGGCCAGGGAACGCGAGGCCGAGCGGGAGGCGGAGGCCGCGCGCGCAGCGGAGCGAGAGCAGGAAATTGACCGCTGGAGGGTCAAGTGCGTgcaggaggtggaggagaagaAGAGG GAGCAGGAACTTAAAGCTGCTGCTGATGGTGTCTTATCTGAAGTGAGGAAAAAACAAGCAGACACTAAAAGAATGGTGGACATTCTTCGGGCCTTGGAGAAATTGAGAAAACTCAGGAAAGAGGCTGCAGCAAGGAAAG GGGTCTGTCCTCCAGCATCAGCAGATGAGACTTTTGAGCATCACCTTCAGCGACTaagaaaactaattaaaaaacGCTCTGAACTATATGAAGCTGAAGAGAGAGCCCTCAGAGTTATGTTGGAAGGAGaacaagaggaagagagaaaagagaa tagaaaagaaacagaggaaagaaaagagaaaattttacttcAGAAGCGTGAAATTGAGTCCAAGTTATTTGGAGATCCAG atgagtTCCCCCTCGCTCACCTCTTACAGCCTTTCCGGCAGTATTACCTCCAAGCTGAACACTCTCTGCCAGCGCTCATCCAGATAAG GCATGATTGGGATCAGTACCTGGTGCCATCTGATCATCCCAAAGGCAACTCCGTTCCCCAAGGATGGGTCCTTCCCCCGCTCCCCAGCAACGACATCTGGGCAACCGCCATTAAGCTGCATTAG